One genomic segment of Profundibacter amoris includes these proteins:
- the accD gene encoding acetyl-CoA carboxylase, carboxyltransferase subunit beta has protein sequence MNWINNYVRPTINSLFSRRETPDNLWTKCPECGTMLFHRELKENQQVCSECGHHMRITPRERFEHLFDGGIFTEIEVPDVPLDPLGFKDQKKYPERIKAAQKNTGEKDAILVVEGEIGRTPVVAAAQDFSFMGGSMGMYVGNAIIAAAERAVATKRPFILFSAAGGARMQEGILSLMQMPRTTVAVQMLREAGLPYIVVLTHPTTGGVTASYAMLGDVQIAEPNALIGFAGARVIEQTIGEKLPEGFQRSEYLLDHGMLDRVTHRKDMRDELVTIVRMLMGMTPPVMGDLPAPKETVETPDQPAEEK, from the coding sequence ATGAACTGGATCAACAACTACGTTCGCCCCACGATCAACTCGCTGTTTTCGCGTCGCGAAACACCGGACAACCTGTGGACCAAATGCCCCGAGTGCGGCACCATGCTGTTTCACCGCGAACTAAAGGAAAACCAGCAGGTTTGCAGCGAATGCGGCCACCATATGCGGATCACGCCGCGCGAACGGTTTGAACATCTGTTCGATGGCGGTATTTTCACCGAAATCGAGGTGCCGGATGTGCCGCTGGACCCGCTGGGCTTCAAGGATCAGAAGAAATACCCCGAGCGGATCAAGGCCGCGCAAAAGAACACCGGCGAAAAGGATGCCATTCTGGTGGTCGAGGGCGAAATCGGCCGCACCCCCGTTGTCGCAGCCGCGCAGGATTTCAGTTTTATGGGTGGCTCGATGGGGATGTATGTCGGCAACGCCATTATCGCCGCTGCCGAACGGGCCGTGGCCACCAAACGCCCCTTTATCCTGTTCTCGGCCGCCGGTGGCGCACGGATGCAGGAAGGTATCCTGTCGCTGATGCAAATGCCCCGCACCACGGTCGCCGTGCAAATGCTGCGCGAGGCGGGCCTGCCCTATATCGTTGTGCTGACCCACCCGACAACCGGCGGGGTTACCGCGTCCTACGCGATGCTGGGCGATGTGCAGATCGCCGAACCAAACGCCCTGATCGGCTTTGCCGGTGCGCGGGTGATTGAACAAACCATCGGTGAAAAACTGCCCGAAGGGTTCCAGCGGTCGGAATACCTGCTGGATCACGGTATGCTGGACCGCGTGACCCACCGCAAGGATATGCGCGACGAGTTGGTCACCATCGTGCGGATGCTGATGGGGATGACGCCACCGGTGATGGGCGATTTGCCCGCCCCCAAGGAAACCGTCGAAACCCCCGACCAACCTGCGGAAGAAAAGTGA
- a CDS encoding bifunctional folylpolyglutamate synthase/dihydrofolate synthase, with protein MSTPTSDIILERMMTLHPKVIDLTFDRIDPLLATLGHPERKLPPVIHIAGTNGKGSTQAMIRAGLEGAGKSVHAYISPHLARFHERITLAGEHISEPALTDLLDRCYTANNGDTITYFEITTAAALLAFAETPADFTLLEVGLGGKMDATNVVDKPALTVITPVSIDHTQFLGETLTEIAGEKAGIIKRGVPCIVGPQPDEALEVIEATANRLGAPLMVHGQHWHVWEERHRLIYQDETGLLDLPLPALIGAHQIQNAGVAIAALRRLGFGETACEAAMTNATWPARLQRLKNGPLVEAAGTAELWLDGGHNPAAGHALSEALTRLPTRPLHLICGMLNTKDITGYLRPLAQHAKSLHAVSIPGEAATLPAAETAKAAKQVGMETHIADNVQSAIADIIQTDPNARILICGSLYLAGVVLRENG; from the coding sequence GTGAGCACGCCGACCTCGGACATCATCCTTGAACGGATGATGACGCTGCATCCCAAGGTCATCGACCTGACCTTTGACCGCATTGACCCGCTGCTGGCCACCCTTGGCCATCCCGAACGCAAACTGCCCCCCGTGATCCATATCGCGGGGACCAATGGCAAAGGGTCAACACAGGCGATGATCCGCGCCGGTCTGGAAGGCGCGGGGAAATCGGTTCACGCCTATATCTCGCCGCATCTGGCGCGGTTTCACGAACGCATTACGCTGGCGGGCGAACATATATCCGAACCCGCACTGACCGATCTTCTGGATCGCTGCTATACTGCCAACAACGGCGATACGATCACCTATTTTGAAATCACTACCGCCGCCGCTCTCCTGGCTTTTGCAGAAACACCTGCTGATTTCACCCTGCTCGAGGTCGGCCTTGGCGGCAAGATGGACGCAACCAACGTGGTGGACAAACCCGCGCTGACGGTGATCACGCCGGTCTCCATCGACCACACCCAGTTTCTGGGCGAAACCCTGACGGAAATCGCGGGCGAAAAGGCGGGTATCATCAAACGCGGTGTGCCCTGCATCGTCGGCCCGCAACCGGACGAGGCATTAGAGGTGATCGAGGCCACCGCCAACCGCCTTGGCGCGCCGCTGATGGTGCATGGCCAGCACTGGCACGTCTGGGAAGAACGCCATCGCTTGATCTATCAGGATGAAACCGGCCTGCTGGACCTGCCCCTGCCCGCGCTGATCGGCGCGCACCAGATCCAGAATGCCGGCGTCGCCATCGCCGCCCTGCGCCGGCTGGGTTTTGGCGAAACAGCATGCGAGGCCGCCATGACAAACGCCACATGGCCCGCCCGCCTGCAACGCCTGAAAAACGGCCCGCTGGTAGAGGCTGCGGGCACGGCGGAACTCTGGCTGGATGGCGGCCACAACCCCGCCGCCGGACACGCATTGTCCGAGGCCCTGACACGCCTGCCAACCCGCCCGCTGCACCTGATCTGCGGCATGCTGAACACCAAGGACATTACCGGATACCTGCGCCCGCTGGCGCAACATGCCAAATCCCTGCATGCTGTCTCTATCCCCGGCGAGGCAGCAACCCTGCCTGCCGCCGAAACCGCCAAAGCGGCAAAACAGGTGGGAATGGAGACGCATATTGCCGACAACGTGCAATCCGCCATTGCCGACATCATCCAGACCGACCCGAACGCCCGTATCCTGATCTGTGGTTCGCTCTATCTGGCGGGGGTTGTGTTGCGGGAAAACGGCTAA
- the zapE gene encoding cell division protein ZapE: MSETLQQIYARLVAEGKLTADPAQQAVLPVLQDIRDHLEAAKTRKRGILGGLFHKPEEVPQGLYMWGGVGRGKSMLMDLFVDNLAITEKRRVHFHAFMQEIHEGMNAARKSGVDDAIAPVAEGIAQQVRLLAFDEMQISDIADAMIVSRLFEALFDAGVVVVTTSNRPPDDLYRDGLNRQLFLPFIELIKQQMVVHELASPTDYRQDRLGGVRSYFVLHGPKARSALDTVWKELTGGPKGEPLTLRVKGRDVVLPRFHNGVARATFFDLCGAPLGAVDYLAICEVTRVLLLDDIPLLSRSNFNEAKRFVTLIDTLYEAHVRLICTAAALPEMLYVEGDGAFEFERTASRLREMMGAEWAEG, encoded by the coding sequence ATGTCCGAAACCCTGCAACAGATATACGCCCGATTGGTGGCCGAAGGTAAGCTGACGGCCGATCCGGCGCAACAAGCGGTATTGCCGGTATTGCAGGATATTCGCGACCATCTGGAAGCTGCCAAAACCCGCAAACGCGGCATATTGGGCGGGCTGTTCCACAAACCCGAAGAGGTGCCGCAGGGCCTGTATATGTGGGGCGGCGTCGGGCGCGGAAAATCCATGTTAATGGATTTGTTTGTCGATAATCTGGCCATCACCGAAAAGCGCCGCGTGCATTTCCATGCCTTCATGCAAGAGATCCACGAGGGTATGAACGCAGCCCGCAAAAGCGGGGTGGACGATGCGATTGCGCCGGTGGCCGAAGGGATTGCACAGCAAGTGCGCCTGCTGGCCTTTGACGAAATGCAAATCAGTGACATTGCCGATGCAATGATCGTCAGCCGTCTGTTCGAGGCATTGTTTGACGCGGGGGTTGTCGTGGTCACCACATCAAACCGTCCACCCGATGATCTGTACAGGGACGGGTTGAACCGGCAATTGTTCCTGCCCTTCATCGAGTTGATCAAACAGCAGATGGTGGTGCATGAACTGGCCAGCCCCACAGATTACCGGCAGGACAGGCTGGGCGGTGTGCGCAGCTACTTCGTGCTACATGGTCCCAAGGCACGCTCGGCGCTGGATACGGTGTGGAAAGAACTGACCGGCGGGCCCAAAGGCGAGCCTCTAACCCTGCGGGTAAAGGGGCGTGATGTGGTGTTGCCGCGGTTTCACAACGGGGTGGCGCGGGCGACATTTTTCGATCTGTGCGGTGCCCCGTTGGGTGCGGTGGATTATCTGGCGATATGCGAGGTGACGCGCGTGCTGTTGCTGGACGATATCCCGCTGTTGTCGCGTAGCAATTTCAACGAGGCGAAGCGGTTCGTCACCCTGATTGACACTTTATACGAAGCCCATGTGCGCCTGATTTGCACCGCCGCCGCTTTGCCGGAAATGCTCTATGTCGAAGGCGACGGCGCGTTCGAGTTCGAGCGCACCGCCAGTCGTTTGCGTGAAATGATGGGGGCCGAGTGGGCCGAAGGCTAG
- a CDS encoding ParB N-terminal domain-containing protein — MLVKELFPVAQIRVPVKRAKTLDPAKVQEIAESMLEEGQTTPIRVRKSKDGYVLIEGLHRLEALKALGEETVEGYLVRAVLH, encoded by the coding sequence ATGCTGGTCAAAGAACTTTTCCCCGTCGCCCAAATCCGCGTGCCGGTCAAACGCGCCAAAACGCTTGATCCGGCCAAGGTGCAGGAAATCGCCGAAAGCATGCTGGAAGAGGGCCAGACCACGCCCATCCGGGTGCGCAAAAGCAAGGATGGTTATGTGCTGATCGAAGGGCTGCACCGTCTGGAGGCGCTAAAGGCGCTGGGCGAGGAAACGGTCGAGGGATATCTGGTAAGGGCGGTGCTGCATTGA
- a CDS encoding CPBP family intramembrane glutamic endopeptidase: protein MRSPEFNAYIAPACLYPQLWRLGLGILLILFVYIGFIGLVFWAGVIATFPMGSLRWANAVLTVQGAVPTLIMLFTFIGMALGPIIAAPACHMRGPGTLFGPLDVTIRGFLTASVTVLLVMAAYSAVMLWFQPVQPNLPLQEWLGYLPYAVPLILIQTGAEELVFRGYLQQQLAARFKSPLVWMVLPAALFAALHWDPAMGNNKWLVIGVTFAMALIASDLVQRTGSLGAGIGLHFANNIFALLFVSVQDTITGLALYVTPFNKADTAELPLALGMDLLLLLVIWRILRIALDR from the coding sequence ATGCGCAGCCCCGAATTCAACGCCTATATCGCCCCCGCCTGCCTGTATCCGCAACTCTGGCGGCTGGGGCTTGGCATCCTGCTGATCCTGTTCGTTTACATCGGCTTTATCGGGCTGGTGTTCTGGGCGGGCGTTATCGCCACCTTTCCAATGGGGTCTTTGCGCTGGGCCAACGCGGTGCTGACGGTGCAAGGCGCGGTGCCGACCCTGATCATGCTGTTTACCTTTATCGGCATGGCGCTGGGCCCGATCATCGCCGCCCCCGCCTGCCACATGCGCGGGCCGGGCACCTTGTTCGGGCCGCTGGATGTGACCATCCGCGGTTTCCTGACCGCGAGCGTCACGGTGCTGCTGGTTATGGCGGCCTATAGCGCGGTCATGCTGTGGTTCCAGCCAGTGCAACCCAACCTGCCGCTGCAGGAATGGCTGGGCTATCTGCCCTATGCCGTTCCCCTGATCCTGATCCAGACCGGCGCCGAGGAGCTGGTCTTTCGCGGTTATCTGCAACAGCAACTGGCCGCACGGTTCAAATCGCCGCTTGTCTGGATGGTCCTGCCTGCCGCCCTGTTTGCCGCACTGCATTGGGATCCGGCGATGGGCAACAACAAATGGCTGGTGATCGGGGTGACCTTTGCCATGGCGCTGATTGCTTCGGATCTGGTGCAAAGAACCGGCAGTCTGGGGGCCGGGATCGGTCTGCATTTCGCCAACAACATCTTTGCGCTGCTGTTTGTGTCGGTGCAGGATACGATCACGGGGCTGGCTCTGTATGTGACGCCGTTCAACAAGGCGGATACAGCCGAGTTGCCTTTGGCACTGGGTATGGATCTGCTTTTATTGCTGGTTATCTGGCGGATTCTGCGCATTGCGCTTGACCGCTGA